The DNA window TTGGAGCAGAATCCAACCATCGAGATTGTTTTGTCCATGTCATTACAAACCAACTACTGGTTACAGAAATTAGGTCTTTATGGCGGAGATGAGACTTTTCTTCATGGTGCTCAGCCACGCCACGTAGGTATGGAATCTATCGAGCCTTATTACCAGCCTGTTGATGGAAAATCACTTAGAACAATCTGCGGAAATGTTTATGATGCTATTAACTTTCCAGTAAAGGTTATCCCTATACTTCCGGCGAAAGATTATCCATTAAAAGATAAGAATCTAGAACTGTTCAGTGCTGCTTATGAGAATATCCGATCATATTTTCGCAAATAATCACTACATTTCAATCAAAAAAAGCTGAAAAGATCTGCTATATCCCCCACTAAAACACATAAAAAGCCCTGATAAAAGGGCTTTCAGGTGGTGGGAGATAAAAAAAACATCTGCCACTAGCTTTCTTATCTGCCACTACCAGACTATACCAATAAGCAAATCAAAAGAGATAATACTCACCACAGAAACAGGTCTGGCTCAAGAAACTTATTATTCGGAGAAAACATCTTGTAATTAAACAGAATATAACCTGACTGATTTTTCATTTAGCCGAGACACATTTTTCGTTTGATATACATCTAAAGGGTGCTTTGATGTACATCATAAATAGGGTTCGATGTACATCAAACCAATACTTAGATATACATCAAACTAAAATTATTAGAAGGGCTTTTCTATTCTTACTAGTTATATTATTATGAATAAGAAGATATACATAGAAGTATGTGCTATAACTGCAACATACACTGTTTTCTGAATTCTAGTAGAAGATGAGAATTTTTAGTAGCAGATAATTTTAGATCTGCTACCAGCCAAAGCCCCCATAAATAAAGGGTTCTATGCGATTTAGTAGCAGGTAGCAGATCTTTTTGTGTTTTTTAGAATTAAAACACCTGATATTTATATTGGCTTAGATACTCTTCTCTATATTCCAGACAAAAGCACGAAGTCCAAGTTGTTCGGTGGATTTATCCAGGCGATGAAGCATTTCCAGAAGTCGGTCAACTCTATCATCTTCTACAACTGTAATAATAGCAGAGCACATGGATGGCCACGCATGACTTCCATAATGAGGATCCCCCGTTTTACTACCCCTTCCTCTTACATCTTCAACATAAGAAAATCCACGGCAACTATTTCTATCAAGAATAGCTATCACGCTATCGTAAAAGGCTTGGTCAAAAGTTATCAATACTGATTTCATATTTCGTTATTTTCATTATTCATTATTATTTTCTACAGCATTCAATGCAGCTTCAAACTCACGCATTTTCTTACGTCGGCGTTTCACACCAGTTCCGGCAAAGATACAATACAGAACCGGCACAATAACCAAGGTTAACACGGTAGAAATAGTTAGTCCGCCAATGATTGCAATACCCATAGGTTTCCACATTTCCGATCCTTGTCCTCCACCTATAGCCATTGGAATCATACCAAGTATAGCAGTTAATGAAGTCATTAATACCGGGCGTAAACGAGACTTACCTCCTTTTACAACGGAATTAATAATACCCAAGCCGCGTTCACGATTCAAGTTTATATAATCCACAAGTACAATACCATTCTTAACCACAATACCAATCAACATAATCATACCAATTGCCGACATCAAATTCAGCGTACTGCCAGACATCCACAAAGCGATGAGTACTCCCGACAATGCAAACGGCAATGCAAACATGATAATAAACGGATAGGTAAGAGACTCAAATTCTGCTGCCATCACAATAAATACCAGAATAATAATAAGTCCACCGAGTGTTAACAAGTCGGAGAATGATTCCTGCTGATCTTCGTAAGTACCGGAAACCTGTACTGTTACACCCGAAGGAACATTCATTTGAGATATTTGCTGACGAGCGGCAGCTACAACCTTATCCATTGAAGCTCCTGAGATTACGGCCTGAACCGTATTTACGCGTTCGCGGTCTTTTCGTTCAATTGTAGGAGGTGCACTTTCTTCAACAACAGTTCCAAGATCTTTAATACGTATCCCTTTACCCTGGCTATTATACACCATTATATTTTCAATAGATTCAATAGACTGTCTATATTCGGGAGCATACATTACCTTGATATCATATTCATCACCCTCTTCTCGATATTTAGATGCTGTTGCACCATTGATTCTATTTCTTGCATAAGTTGCTGCAGTAGAAAGATTCAATCCATTCAATGCAAGTTTCTCACGATCGAACTTAATCTGGTATTCAGGTTGATAATCTCCACGGCTGATTGTAACATCCACACATCCAGGTACCTTACTGATGCGTTCTCTTAAATCTTTGGCAATCTGATCGGTTTGTGTAAAATCGTATCCGTAAACTTCAAGGTCGAGTGTAGCTTGTCCGCTACCCATCATGCTCGACCTGCTACCTCCAACGTTTACCATAAACTTCTTCAATTCCGGATAGTTATCAAGGTCTTTACGCATCTCATTACAGATTTCCTCAATTCCACGTTTACGATCAGCCGGATCAGACAAACGGATATTGAAAGACATAATATGAGTTCCATTATCACTCATAGAAGCCCAGGCATTATCCGAAGAAGCCTGACCAACAGTAAAGTTGATAACCTGAATCTCAGGATATTTGCTCTTCCATTGTTTTTCTATTTTCAGCGCTATATCACGCGATAACTCTGTGCGTGTACCAATAGGCATTTCAAGAGTTACACCAATTCGCCCGTTATCCTGGGTAGGCATAAACTCTGTACCTATGAACTTAAATAAGAACATAGACGCAATAAAGAAAATAAAACCTCCCGCAACAACAACTGTTCGATGGCGAACCGCCCAGTTTACCAGTTGTGCATAAGATACATCCAGCTGATCTAATCCTCTTTTAATAGGAGAATAGAACTTCTCGAAAACTTTATTATGCTTTGGATTTAACTGAAGCAACTGAGAACTCATCATTGGAGTCAGTGTCAATGCACAGATGAGAGAGATGGCCATAATAATACAAACCATCCAACCTAACTCACGGAACAAGACACCCGTCATACCCGAAACCAAAGTCAGCGGGAAGAATACCGCAAATAAAGTCAGTGTAGAGGCAACAACAGATAATGCCATCTCATTTGTTCCATGAACGGCAGCCTGTTTGGGATGACTACCTCTTTCAATATGCGTGGTTACATTCTCCAAAACCACAATGGCATCATCCACCACCAATCCAATAGCAATAGACAGAGAAGACAAAGAAATAATATTCAGAGAACTACCCGTAACCGCCAGATAGATAAACGAAGCTACCAAAGAGAGCGGTATAGTTATAAGAATAATCACGCAAGATCTCCACCTTCCAAGGAAAATAAACACAACTAATCCCACAAAGATTAATGCATCACGTATTACATCGGCCAACGATGCAATTGTATTTTTAATATTGTCTGATGTATCTACAATAATATCCAGCTTCACATCAGATGGAAGTTTTGCTTGCAAAGAAGGTAAAGCAGCACGTACCTTATCCGCAATTTCCACAGAGTTTGCACCCGTTTGCTTCTGGATAACAATCATTGCTCCCTGTACCCCATCATTATAAGTTTCCTGAGTACGCTCTTCAACAGAATCTTTAATTCTAGCAACATCTTTCAGATAGATATTCTTGCCATTAAAGCTACCTACAACAATGTTTGCCATTTGTGAAGCATCATCAAATTCTCCTTCTACTCTTAAAGAATAAGTATTACTACCAATATCGAAATTACCGCCCGGCACATTCTTATTCTCTGCAGCAATAATTGCCGAAATAGTTTCCACACTCAGATGATATGCTTCCAAACGAACCGGATCTATATATACCTGAATCTGACGCTTCGGAGCACCGGAAACAGAAACAGTTCCTACACCGCCAATTCTGGCAAGCGGATTGGCAACACCTTCATCCAGAATCTTATACAAGGCGGGCATGCTCTCTTTTGCTTTGGCAGAAAGCACGATAATAGGAATCATATCTGTACTAAACTTAAAGATAGTAGGATTTTCGGCACCATCCGGCAAAGAAGACTTAACTAAATCCAGTTTATCTCGAACGTCGTTTGTCAGTTCATCGATATTTTTTCCATAATCAAACTCCAAGGTAATTACAGAGATATTTTCTCTTGACTTA is part of the uncultured Bacteroides sp. genome and encodes:
- a CDS encoding PG0541 family transporter-associated protein, which encodes MKSVLITFDQAFYDSVIAILDRNSCRGFSYVEDVRGRGSKTGDPHYGSHAWPSMCSAIITVVEDDRVDRLLEMLHRLDKSTEQLGLRAFVWNIEKSI
- a CDS encoding efflux RND transporter permease subunit: MSIYKGAVNRPVMTSLCFVAVLVLGLFSLKKLPIDLYPNIETNTIMVMTSYQGASASDIENNVSRPLENVLNTVSNLKHITSKSRENISVITLEFDYGKNIDELTNDVRDKLDLVKSSLPDGAENPTIFKFSTDMIPIIVLSAKAKESMPALYKILDEGVANPLARIGGVGTVSVSGAPKRQIQVYIDPVRLEAYHLSVETISAIIAAENKNVPGGNFDIGSNTYSLRVEGEFDDASQMANIVVGSFNGKNIYLKDVARIKDSVEERTQETYNDGVQGAMIVIQKQTGANSVEIADKVRAALPSLQAKLPSDVKLDIIVDTSDNIKNTIASLADVIRDALIFVGLVVFIFLGRWRSCVIILITIPLSLVASFIYLAVTGSSLNIISLSSLSIAIGLVVDDAIVVLENVTTHIERGSHPKQAAVHGTNEMALSVVASTLTLFAVFFPLTLVSGMTGVLFRELGWMVCIIMAISLICALTLTPMMSSQLLQLNPKHNKVFEKFYSPIKRGLDQLDVSYAQLVNWAVRHRTVVVAGGFIFFIASMFLFKFIGTEFMPTQDNGRIGVTLEMPIGTRTELSRDIALKIEKQWKSKYPEIQVINFTVGQASSDNAWASMSDNGTHIMSFNIRLSDPADRKRGIEEICNEMRKDLDNYPELKKFMVNVGGSRSSMMGSGQATLDLEVYGYDFTQTDQIAKDLRERISKVPGCVDVTISRGDYQPEYQIKFDREKLALNGLNLSTAATYARNRINGATASKYREEGDEYDIKVMYAPEYRQSIESIENIMVYNSQGKGIRIKDLGTVVEESAPPTIERKDRERVNTVQAVISGASMDKVVAAARQQISQMNVPSGVTVQVSGTYEDQQESFSDLLTLGGLIIILVFIVMAAEFESLTYPFIIMFALPFALSGVLIALWMSGSTLNLMSAIGMIMLIGIVVKNGIVLVDYINLNRERGLGIINSVVKGGKSRLRPVLMTSLTAILGMIPMAIGGGQGSEMWKPMGIAIIGGLTISTVLTLVIVPVLYCIFAGTGVKRRRKKMREFEAALNAVENNNE